The Corynebacterium suranareeae genome window below encodes:
- a CDS encoding MetQ/NlpA family ABC transporter substrate-binding protein, whose translation MKLHRITTTAIAGLFAATALVACGSDSDGSSTTVADGTDGVTIRIGTTDAAKEAWTVFEEKAADEGITLDIVPFSDYSTPNEALAQDQLDVNLFQHLKFLAEYNVGSGAELTPVGSSEIVPLALFWKDHDSIDGIEGESVAIPNDPSNQGRAINVLVQAGLVTLKTPGMVTPAPVDIDEANSKVSVIPVDAAQAPTAYQEGRPAIINNSFLDRAGIDPNLAVFEDDPESEEAEPYINVFVTKAEDKDDANIARLVELWHDPEVLAAVDRDSEGTSVAVDRPAAELQEILDRLEADQANS comes from the coding sequence ATGAAACTTCATCGCATCACTACCACTGCCATCGCCGGCCTCTTCGCGGCAACAGCACTTGTTGCCTGTGGCTCTGACTCTGACGGAAGCAGCACCACCGTTGCCGATGGCACCGACGGCGTCACCATTCGCATCGGCACCACCGACGCAGCGAAGGAAGCCTGGACCGTATTTGAAGAAAAGGCAGCAGATGAGGGCATCACCCTGGACATCGTTCCTTTCTCCGACTACTCCACCCCAAATGAAGCTCTTGCTCAGGACCAGCTAGACGTTAACCTCTTCCAGCACCTGAAGTTCCTGGCTGAGTACAACGTTGGTTCCGGTGCAGAACTCACCCCAGTTGGCTCCAGTGAAATCGTGCCTTTGGCACTGTTCTGGAAGGACCATGACTCCATCGACGGCATCGAAGGCGAATCCGTTGCGATCCCTAACGATCCTTCCAACCAGGGCCGCGCCATCAACGTGCTTGTCCAGGCAGGTCTTGTCACCCTGAAGACCCCAGGCATGGTCACCCCAGCTCCAGTTGATATCGATGAGGCAAACTCCAAGGTTTCTGTCATCCCAGTTGACGCTGCTCAGGCCCCAACCGCATACCAAGAAGGCCGCCCTGCCATCATCAACAACTCCTTCCTTGACCGCGCAGGTATTGATCCAAACCTCGCAGTATTCGAAGATGACCCAGAGTCTGAAGAAGCAGAGCCATACATCAACGTCTTCGTCACCAAGGCTGAAGATAAGGACGACGCAAACATCGCTCGCCTCGTAGAGCTATGGCACGACCCAGAGGTTCTAGCTGCAGTAGACCGCGATTCTGAGGGCACCTCCGTCGCAGTTGATCGTCCAGCAGCTGAGCTCCAGGAGATCCTTGACCGCCTCGA
- a CDS encoding error-prone DNA polymerase, translating into MYSITMEWNGGGSFNGKPLSWSKLERILSGQKVEPLRPVLHEPDLGVQAGAEGAGSGVLFAELHVASSYSFLHGASDPRDVVSRAKKLGHVALSLMDRDGFYGAVRFAEAAAEIGMHTVYGAELSLQEGVLTVLCKNPEGYKKLSHLISDAKMVTGEKGEVRYPALPMVAAHAAGDWVVLAGFAWMDQIDYLIECFKRENIVLEFGSTMMPEDADRNEYLRRIQAKYQLRGILSTNPASAARDGARLAGAKHALARKMSLADAESELHPMGASWLRSGETLLKAHPEYADLIETTVDLAAECAFTLDLVAPNLPKWDTPEGHTEMSWLAHLVATRTNQRYTGRSDTIKAKASQQIDYELGVIEQLGFPGYFLIVFDLVEFCRRSNILCQGRGSAANSAVCFVLGITNAEPISAGLLFERFLSPDRDGPPDIDIDIESGRREEVIQYVYQKYGRDNAAQVANVITYRTKGAMRDAARALGYPQGAADAWVKGTSEPPDDVLELAAQFKGQPRHLGIHSGGMVICDRPIADVVPMEWARMDNRSVVQWDKDDCATAGLVKFDLLGLGMLEAIHHMMDLVEQHSHKKVNLWELDLAEPEVYDMLCKADAVGVFQVESRAQLSTLPRLKPRTFFDLVVEVALIRPGPIQGGSVHPYLRRRSGEEKVTYDHPVLEKSLGKTLGIPLFQEQLMQIAVDAAGFSGGEADSLRRAMGSKRSPERMAALRSRFFQGLKDTNGIVGDTAEKLWNKIVAFAAYGFPESHSQSFASLVYFSAWFKYHYPAEFCVGLLRAQPMGFYSPQSLISDARRHGVKILPITVNDSGVEADAPHGAIRLGLNLVKGLGKDAAQRIEDNAPFESIPDLSRRADLNVTQVEALARAGALDCLGVGRREALWQAGVAATEKRGMLPGLSAIESPALPGMSAFELMATNISATGVTADYQPMALIRQRMDALGIVTAEQLREVEDGTRLRVAGIVTHRQRPQTASGLTFLGMEDETGLMNVMVSVGLWERQRVLARNAKALIIRGIVQNAQGVVTIVADRLEPLDMGEFLSRGSRDFR; encoded by the coding sequence CTGTATTCTATCACTATGGAATGGAATGGTGGGGGCAGCTTCAATGGGAAGCCATTGTCGTGGTCGAAATTGGAAAGAATTCTCTCGGGTCAAAAGGTGGAACCGCTTCGTCCGGTGTTGCATGAGCCGGATCTGGGCGTTCAAGCAGGCGCGGAAGGTGCGGGCTCAGGTGTTTTGTTTGCCGAGCTTCATGTAGCCAGTAGTTATAGCTTTTTGCACGGCGCTTCGGATCCGCGTGATGTGGTTTCACGCGCAAAAAAGCTAGGTCATGTTGCGCTATCTCTCATGGATAGAGATGGTTTTTATGGTGCAGTCAGATTTGCTGAGGCTGCCGCAGAAATAGGCATGCATACTGTTTATGGTGCGGAGCTGAGCCTGCAAGAAGGTGTATTAACCGTGCTGTGTAAAAACCCCGAAGGTTATAAAAAACTCAGCCATTTAATTAGTGATGCGAAAATGGTAACAGGGGAAAAGGGGGAGGTGCGTTATCCTGCGCTGCCCATGGTTGCTGCACATGCTGCTGGGGATTGGGTGGTGCTTGCAGGTTTTGCATGGATGGATCAAATCGATTATTTGATCGAATGCTTTAAACGGGAAAATATCGTGCTGGAATTTGGCTCCACCATGATGCCGGAAGATGCAGATCGCAATGAATATCTCAGAAGAATACAAGCAAAATACCAACTTCGAGGAATCTTGAGTACCAACCCAGCATCAGCTGCTCGGGATGGTGCACGTCTTGCCGGAGCCAAGCATGCGTTAGCGCGGAAAATGTCTTTAGCGGACGCTGAAAGTGAATTGCATCCCATGGGAGCATCCTGGCTGCGCAGCGGTGAGACGTTATTAAAAGCACACCCGGAATACGCTGATTTGATAGAGACAACTGTTGATTTAGCTGCAGAATGTGCTTTTACTTTAGATCTTGTTGCACCCAATTTGCCTAAGTGGGATACCCCAGAAGGGCACACTGAGATGTCCTGGCTTGCCCATTTGGTAGCCACGCGAACAAACCAGAGATACACCGGGCGCTCGGACACGATCAAAGCAAAGGCCTCCCAACAAATTGACTATGAATTAGGAGTTATTGAGCAACTGGGTTTCCCAGGCTATTTCCTCATTGTTTTCGATCTGGTGGAATTTTGTCGCCGATCTAATATTTTGTGCCAGGGCAGAGGATCGGCCGCGAACTCAGCAGTGTGTTTCGTGTTGGGTATAACTAACGCCGAGCCCATTTCAGCTGGATTGCTGTTTGAAAGGTTCCTATCGCCAGATAGAGATGGCCCGCCAGATATTGACATTGATATTGAATCCGGGCGGAGAGAGGAAGTAATCCAATACGTCTATCAAAAATATGGCAGGGATAATGCTGCTCAAGTAGCCAATGTTATTACCTACCGGACTAAAGGGGCTATGCGTGATGCTGCTCGTGCATTGGGCTACCCGCAAGGTGCTGCCGATGCCTGGGTAAAAGGAACTTCTGAACCCCCTGATGACGTGCTGGAATTGGCCGCACAATTCAAAGGACAACCCCGACACTTGGGCATTCACTCAGGTGGCATGGTGATTTGTGATCGTCCCATCGCTGATGTCGTGCCAATGGAATGGGCGAGAATGGATAATCGCTCAGTGGTGCAATGGGATAAAGATGATTGCGCTACAGCGGGGCTCGTTAAATTTGATCTTCTAGGTTTGGGCATGTTGGAAGCCATTCACCACATGATGGATTTGGTGGAACAACACAGCCATAAAAAGGTGAATTTATGGGAATTGGACCTGGCGGAACCAGAAGTCTATGACATGCTTTGCAAAGCGGATGCCGTGGGCGTGTTTCAGGTGGAATCACGCGCGCAGCTTTCCACACTGCCGAGATTAAAACCGCGGACCTTTTTTGATCTGGTGGTAGAAGTAGCTTTGATTCGTCCGGGGCCTATTCAAGGTGGATCAGTGCACCCGTATTTGCGGCGACGCTCGGGTGAGGAAAAAGTAACGTATGACCATCCGGTGTTGGAGAAATCTTTAGGCAAAACTTTAGGCATTCCGTTGTTTCAGGAACAGCTCATGCAGATCGCTGTTGATGCCGCAGGTTTCAGCGGTGGGGAAGCGGATTCTTTACGCAGAGCCATGGGGTCCAAGCGCTCACCAGAACGCATGGCAGCATTGCGGTCAAGGTTTTTCCAAGGCTTAAAAGATACCAATGGGATTGTTGGTGACACTGCAGAAAAACTGTGGAACAAAATTGTTGCCTTTGCTGCCTATGGGTTCCCTGAATCGCATTCTCAGTCTTTTGCCTCCTTGGTGTATTTTTCCGCGTGGTTTAAATATCATTACCCAGCAGAATTTTGCGTGGGGTTGTTAAGAGCGCAACCGATGGGGTTCTACTCTCCGCAATCTCTCATCAGTGATGCCAGAAGACATGGGGTAAAAATCCTGCCGATTACCGTGAATGATTCCGGTGTGGAAGCTGACGCCCCACACGGCGCTATTCGGTTGGGGCTTAATCTTGTCAAAGGTCTAGGCAAAGATGCAGCTCAACGAATAGAAGATAACGCTCCCTTTGAATCGATTCCAGATTTATCCCGTAGGGCAGATCTGAATGTGACGCAGGTTGAGGCCTTGGCCCGAGCTGGGGCGTTGGATTGTTTGGGGGTCGGGCGTCGAGAAGCATTATGGCAGGCCGGGGTAGCGGCGACGGAGAAGCGTGGCATGCTACCTGGGCTATCGGCGATCGAATCACCGGCGTTGCCGGGGATGAGTGCGTTTGAGCTGATGGCGACCAATATTTCCGCCACGGGTGTGACCGCGGATTATCAGCCGATGGCGTTGATCCGGCAACGGATGGATGCGTTAGGAATTGTCACTGCGGAGCAGTTGCGTGAGGTAGAAGACGGCACCAGGCTGCGGGTCGCGGGGATTGTCACGCACCGTCAGCGTCCGCAAACTGCTTCAGGACTGACGTTTTTAGGGATGGAAGATGAGACCGGATTGATGAATGTGATGGTGTCGGTGGGTTTGTGGGAGCGGCAGCGAGTCCTCGCCAGAAATGCTAAAGCGTTGATTATTAGAGGGATTGTGCAAAACGCCCAAGGGGTAGTCACGATTGTTGCTGACCGCCTAGAACCTTTGGATATGGGGGAGTTTCTCAGCCGAGGTTCCCGTGATTTTCGATAG
- a CDS encoding PH domain-containing protein gives MNPVSPKLTMSRYLTRIPWLLVFAIVFGVLGFFVFSWLYIGTAVFVAILIWQLWLIPQQVKRLGWLETTDELLITKGKLWHTFTVVPYGRIQFVDVTAGPLDRYFGMKKVHLHTASATSDSTIAGLPAAEADALRGRLAEKARERMSGL, from the coding sequence ATGAATCCTGTCTCGCCAAAACTGACCATGTCCAGGTATCTCACCCGAATTCCCTGGCTGCTGGTGTTCGCGATTGTGTTTGGTGTGCTCGGATTTTTTGTGTTTTCGTGGTTGTATATCGGAACGGCCGTGTTTGTCGCTATTTTAATTTGGCAATTGTGGCTTATTCCGCAACAAGTTAAACGTCTCGGGTGGCTAGAAACCACCGATGAGCTGCTGATAACCAAGGGAAAGCTGTGGCATACGTTCACCGTGGTGCCTTATGGGCGCATCCAATTTGTTGATGTCACCGCAGGCCCGCTTGATCGTTATTTCGGCATGAAAAAGGTGCATCTGCATACCGCCTCTGCCACCTCGGATTCCACGATTGCAGGTCTACCTGCTGCTGAAGCTGATGCCTTGCGCGGGCGACTGGCGGAAAAGGCGCGTGAGAGGATGAGCGGGCTGTGA
- a CDS encoding PH domain-containing protein, with protein MKTSEEFRRVHRATPFLRIWTLLVAMIAAFAFNSGASVFTFIWGAATGEYGYALIPILLTLVGTVVVVALIWGITGIWWKAVGFRITDEEVQLKRGVISKDLRTARFDRIQAVDLVESFIARVFRLAEVRVETAGGSNSAINIGFLRKSEAEALKKELIDASHHSPRDASREAEEDAGVSDEVLGVSGEVLVPTIPIKRTLASTALTLTSIITIIGVILLFFIPFGVSVAVPFLAGMVPALWRLIDRSWQFNAHLRGDILDVSYGLANRRKQSIPLERIHAVHLEQPLLWRFVGWWTVTVTVVGYGATTGGGTSKILPVGSKELALKVLEAVGPLDSTDIAESADPAHISRPQYTPPASARMLTPIDLTRQGVTLIGEQPHAVIVHEGRFIPRMSVIETSHIQELTLSHGPLQRLMGLSTVVFNLVQGPVSMSASDLRAEDGKELLDILRRRQLPALESTPLGQISLD; from the coding sequence GTGAAAACTTCAGAAGAATTCCGCCGAGTCCACCGCGCCACACCATTTTTACGCATTTGGACATTACTGGTTGCCATGATCGCAGCTTTTGCGTTTAATTCCGGCGCCTCAGTGTTCACATTTATCTGGGGTGCAGCCACAGGCGAATACGGATACGCGCTAATCCCGATCCTGCTTACCCTCGTCGGCACGGTGGTAGTTGTGGCTTTGATCTGGGGAATCACCGGAATTTGGTGGAAAGCAGTCGGTTTTCGCATCACCGATGAAGAAGTGCAATTAAAACGCGGTGTGATCAGCAAAGACCTTCGTACCGCACGTTTTGATCGCATTCAAGCCGTTGACCTGGTGGAATCATTCATCGCGCGAGTCTTCCGCCTTGCCGAAGTGCGCGTGGAAACCGCCGGTGGCAGCAACTCCGCCATCAACATTGGGTTTTTAAGAAAAAGCGAGGCCGAGGCCTTAAAAAAGGAGCTTATCGACGCCTCCCACCACTCACCACGAGACGCCTCCAGGGAGGCTGAAGAAGATGCGGGGGTTTCTGACGAGGTGCTTGGGGTTTCTGGCGAGGTACTTGTTCCAACCATTCCTATTAAGCGAACCCTTGCCAGCACAGCGCTGACATTGACCAGCATCATCACCATCATCGGCGTGATCTTATTATTCTTCATTCCTTTTGGAGTAAGTGTTGCCGTGCCATTTTTAGCCGGTATGGTTCCAGCTTTGTGGCGCCTTATTGATCGATCGTGGCAGTTTAACGCCCACCTTCGTGGCGATATTTTAGACGTCAGTTATGGGCTGGCTAATCGTCGAAAGCAATCAATTCCTTTGGAACGAATCCATGCAGTACACCTCGAACAACCCTTGCTGTGGCGTTTTGTTGGCTGGTGGACGGTAACTGTCACAGTTGTTGGCTACGGTGCCACCACTGGAGGCGGAACTTCAAAAATATTGCCGGTAGGGTCCAAAGAACTAGCGCTTAAAGTTCTAGAAGCAGTAGGTCCACTAGATAGCACGGACATTGCAGAATCTGCAGATCCGGCGCATATAAGCAGACCTCAATACACACCACCAGCTTCTGCGCGGATGTTGACACCAATCGATCTCACCCGGCAGGGAGTGACACTTATCGGTGAACAACCACATGCAGTGATTGTTCATGAAGGCCGGTTCATCCCACGCATGTCAGTTATTGAAACCTCACACATCCAAGAACTCACCTTAAGTCACGGGCCACTCCAACGACTGATGGGACTATCAACCGTGGTATTCAACTTGGTGCAAGGGCCGGTATCCATGTCCGCATCTGACCTTCGAGCCGAGGATGGCAAAGAGCTCTTAGATATTTTGCGCCGTCGACAATTACCAGCATTAGAATCCACCCCGCTGGGACAAATCAGCCTCGACTAA
- a CDS encoding metal-dependent transcriptional regulator yields the protein MHISDLPDRSQDYLKTIWDITELLDDKPAALGDIAEKMNQKTPTASEAIKKLAARGLVNHEKYAGVTLTEKGKTLAIDMVRRHRLLETFLHDVLGYTWDEVHADADLLEHAASDKLIERIDAHLGRPRKDPHGDPIPNAEGVIEEVPRTTLAAIKAGETVTISRVQDIDPELLRYLAQYNVAPGSRITVNSGPLAGMVHIVVEETNTSFPLAETQLPLITVQD from the coding sequence ATGCACATCTCAGATCTTCCCGATAGGTCCCAGGACTACCTGAAGACAATCTGGGACATCACCGAACTTCTTGATGATAAACCAGCAGCACTCGGCGACATCGCCGAAAAGATGAACCAGAAAACTCCCACTGCCTCTGAAGCAATCAAAAAACTAGCGGCACGCGGACTGGTTAACCACGAAAAATATGCTGGCGTCACGCTTACAGAAAAAGGCAAAACCCTGGCCATCGATATGGTGCGACGCCACCGCTTGCTGGAAACGTTCCTCCACGATGTTTTGGGCTACACCTGGGATGAAGTGCACGCCGATGCGGATCTTTTAGAACATGCAGCTTCAGACAAACTCATCGAACGCATCGATGCGCACCTAGGCAGACCCCGCAAAGACCCGCACGGTGACCCGATTCCAAACGCCGAAGGTGTGATCGAAGAAGTCCCTCGAACCACACTCGCAGCAATTAAAGCAGGAGAGACGGTGACAATCTCCCGAGTGCAAGACATCGATCCTGAACTGTTGCGATACTTAGCCCAATACAATGTCGCGCCGGGATCTCGCATTACTGTGAATTCTGGCCCTCTAGCTGGCATGGTGCACATCGTTGTGGAAGAGACCAACACCAGCTTCCCACTTGCAGAAACACAATTGCCATTAATTACAGTGCAGGACTAA
- a CDS encoding metal-dependent hydrolase: MGPTHAMSGAAVGLAVAQILPEEWGGVNTATEAFLYAGLAAGAALLPDLDSPSATVSRSFGPITQVISRFTENTCQMFVNVTRGRKDKHCNNGHRTLTHTVWSAVATGAGAAALIGAYGKPAVIGLLFFFLGLAIRGLMPEWSKKADWLLVTGASAALAVGVWNYAPESSFGIVLGSAITVGCLTHLAGDMATKAGIPAFAPVIPLKGKRWWNLKLPKFLSIRANGPADKFLLFAFSVAVIIQIGLVSSGNMSTIMMDLLSPAL; encoded by the coding sequence ATGGGGCCAACCCACGCTATGAGCGGCGCAGCCGTTGGGCTCGCTGTTGCTCAAATTCTCCCCGAGGAGTGGGGTGGGGTTAACACCGCCACGGAGGCCTTCCTTTATGCGGGGCTAGCTGCGGGTGCCGCGTTGCTTCCAGATTTGGATTCCCCTTCGGCTACGGTTTCTCGTTCCTTCGGCCCTATTACGCAGGTGATTTCTCGTTTTACAGAAAACACGTGTCAGATGTTTGTCAACGTCACTCGGGGTCGTAAAGATAAGCACTGCAATAATGGGCACCGCACGTTGACTCATACTGTGTGGAGTGCGGTTGCTACAGGTGCTGGTGCGGCGGCATTAATTGGTGCATACGGAAAACCTGCCGTGATTGGGTTGCTGTTTTTCTTCCTTGGTCTTGCTATCCGTGGTCTTATGCCGGAGTGGTCTAAGAAAGCTGATTGGCTTTTGGTTACTGGAGCTTCTGCTGCGTTGGCTGTGGGAGTTTGGAATTATGCTCCCGAAAGTTCATTCGGCATTGTCTTAGGATCTGCCATTACCGTTGGGTGTCTTACGCATTTGGCTGGCGATATGGCCACTAAGGCAGGTATTCCAGCGTTTGCCCCAGTGATACCGCTGAAGGGGAAACGCTGGTGGAACCTTAAATTGCCTAAGTTTTTAAGTATTCGCGCCAATGGTCCTGCAGATAAATTTTTGTTGTTCGCTTTCTCAGTGGCGGTGATTATTCAAATTGGGTTGGTGTCTTCGGGAAATATGAGCACCATCATGATGGATCTGCTTAGTCCTGCACTGTAA
- a CDS encoding SIR2 family NAD-dependent protein deacylase: MSERQLEKSIEHAVELAREARNIEVFTGAGMSADSGLETYRDDKTGVWSKVDPQAMASIDAWLKDPEPMWAWYRWRAGVATRAEPNAGHRAIAYWEGSDTVDHVHVTTQNIDNLHERAGSSDVTHLHGSLFEYRCTDCATPWEDDKNYPVEPIERLAPPQCKECGGLIRPGVVWFGENLPMDEWDIAEQRIAEADLMIIVGTSGIVHPAAALPQLAQQRGVPIVEISPQRTELSRIADFTWMSTAARALPALMRGLSA, encoded by the coding sequence ATGAGCGAACGTCAGCTGGAAAAGTCCATTGAGCATGCAGTCGAATTAGCCCGCGAAGCCCGGAACATAGAAGTATTTACCGGCGCTGGAATGAGCGCCGATTCTGGATTAGAAACGTATCGCGATGACAAAACCGGGGTGTGGAGCAAAGTTGATCCGCAAGCCATGGCCAGCATTGATGCCTGGTTGAAAGATCCAGAGCCCATGTGGGCTTGGTACAGGTGGCGCGCCGGGGTAGCGACACGGGCGGAACCCAATGCAGGGCACCGCGCTATTGCCTATTGGGAGGGAAGTGACACCGTTGATCATGTTCACGTGACCACTCAAAATATTGACAATTTACATGAGCGTGCCGGCTCTAGTGATGTCACGCATCTTCATGGCAGCCTTTTTGAATACCGGTGCACCGACTGTGCAACACCGTGGGAAGATGACAAAAACTATCCAGTAGAGCCAATCGAGCGTCTTGCCCCGCCACAATGCAAGGAGTGCGGTGGGCTGATCCGGCCAGGAGTAGTGTGGTTCGGTGAAAACTTACCGATGGACGAGTGGGATATCGCAGAACAACGCATCGCGGAAGCTGACCTGATGATCATCGTGGGCACCTCCGGCATCGTGCATCCAGCAGCAGCACTCCCACAACTTGCCCAACAACGTGGCGTGCCCATCGTAGAAATCTCGCCACAACGCACAGAACTAAGCCGAATCGCTGATTTCACCTGGATGTCCACAGCAGCCCGAGCGTTGCCAGCACTGATGCGAGGCCTGAGTGCATAA
- a CDS encoding nucleoside deaminase, whose protein sequence is MTEDDLDLLHRTVELATQALKQGNSPYGSLLVDPHGAVVFEDHNRDADGDLTKHPEFAIAKYAIENYSEEERAACTVYTSTEHCAMCAGAHAWAGLGKIYCATTGDQVSNWYAQWGATNGPLNPLSAEEISPNITVEGPAPKFEEVLYELHRWFYLGESES, encoded by the coding sequence ATGACTGAAGATGATTTAGACCTGCTGCATCGTACAGTAGAACTTGCCACGCAAGCATTGAAGCAAGGAAACAGCCCTTATGGATCCTTGCTTGTCGATCCCCATGGTGCGGTTGTTTTTGAAGACCACAACCGAGACGCAGATGGGGATCTTACTAAACACCCTGAGTTTGCTATTGCCAAATATGCGATTGAAAACTACAGCGAGGAAGAACGAGCGGCGTGCACCGTGTACACCTCAACGGAACACTGCGCAATGTGTGCGGGTGCTCATGCTTGGGCAGGCTTAGGCAAAATTTACTGCGCTACCACCGGAGATCAAGTATCGAACTGGTATGCCCAGTGGGGTGCCACAAATGGACCACTGAATCCTCTTTCTGCTGAAGAAATTAGCCCCAATATCACCGTGGAAGGTCCTGCCCCTAAATTCGAAGAAGTGCTATATGAGCTGCACAGATGGTTCTATTTAGGAGAGTCTGAAAGCTAA
- a CDS encoding iron-siderophore ABC transporter substrate-binding protein produces the protein MHSRLSRFLRPSIIGVAVVALLAGCTSTADEADTNSTSAENAAFPVSIEHEFGTTTIESAPERVVTLGVTDADIVLALGTVPVGNTGYTFFENGLGPWTDDLVGDQELTLIDSDSTPDLEQVAALEPDLIIGVSAGFDDVVYEQLSDIAPVVARPSGTAAYAVDREEATNIVATAMGQAEKGRELNEETNALIEAAREENPSFAGKTGTVILPYQGKYGAYLPGDARGQFLESLGITLPEAILSRDTGDSFFVDVPAESVADVEGDLLLVLSNDENLDITAENPLFETLNVVQNDAVIVATIEERGAITYNSVLSVPFALDHLVPRFAEALSQKQLN, from the coding sequence ATGCACTCTCGCTTGTCCAGATTTCTGCGCCCCAGCATCATCGGTGTTGCAGTCGTAGCCCTTCTAGCTGGATGCACCAGTACTGCTGATGAAGCTGATACAAATTCAACATCCGCCGAAAACGCAGCGTTCCCTGTCTCGATTGAACATGAATTTGGAACAACCACTATAGAAAGTGCACCTGAGAGAGTTGTCACACTTGGTGTTACAGACGCAGATATTGTTCTTGCACTAGGAACCGTCCCAGTGGGGAACACGGGATACACTTTCTTTGAAAACGGACTAGGCCCCTGGACTGATGATCTAGTTGGCGACCAAGAATTAACCCTCATTGATTCTGACTCCACCCCGGACCTTGAGCAGGTAGCGGCTCTAGAACCAGACCTAATCATTGGTGTGAGTGCAGGTTTTGACGACGTAGTCTATGAACAATTATCAGATATTGCGCCAGTGGTTGCTCGCCCTTCCGGAACAGCTGCCTATGCAGTGGATAGGGAAGAAGCCACAAATATTGTCGCCACAGCGATGGGACAAGCAGAAAAAGGTCGCGAGCTCAACGAAGAAACCAATGCCCTGATCGAAGCTGCACGTGAAGAAAATCCCTCATTTGCAGGCAAAACAGGAACCGTTATTTTGCCTTACCAAGGAAAATACGGTGCATACCTACCAGGTGATGCCAGGGGTCAATTCCTAGAATCATTAGGCATCACCCTGCCAGAGGCAATTCTTTCACGAGACACAGGAGACAGCTTCTTCGTCGATGTACCAGCTGAAAGCGTTGCGGACGTAGAGGGCGACCTTTTGCTAGTTCTTTCCAATGATGAAAATCTCGATATAACAGCAGAAAACCCACTTTTTGAAACACTAAATGTTGTTCAAAATGATGCGGTCATCGTAGCCACGATTGAAGAACGCGGTGCGATTACCTACAACTCCGTGCTCTCTGTTCCCTTCGCACTAGATCATCTGGTCCCACGTTTTGCTGAGGCGCTGAGTCAAAAACAGTTGAACTAA
- a CDS encoding tRNA (cytidine(34)-2'-O)-methyltransferase encodes MPEHPLHVIFDNPVIPPNTGNAIRMCAGTGAHLHLVEPLGFELTEKHLRRAGLDYHDLADVTVHPTFDEAMNAVPGRVFAFTTSATTRFTDISFEYGDALLFGTEPTGLPQEHVEHPRITTVLRIPMLAGRRSMNLSNSAAVATYEAWRQLGFIGGV; translated from the coding sequence ATGCCGGAACACCCACTTCATGTTATCTTTGACAACCCTGTCATCCCGCCCAACACTGGAAACGCCATCCGAATGTGCGCAGGAACAGGCGCTCACCTGCACCTTGTTGAACCTTTAGGGTTTGAACTAACTGAAAAACACCTTCGCCGAGCAGGCCTTGATTATCATGACTTAGCCGATGTCACAGTGCACCCCACCTTCGATGAAGCAATGAACGCAGTACCTGGAAGAGTGTTTGCCTTTACTACTTCCGCAACGACCCGGTTTACTGACATCAGCTTCGAATATGGCGATGCTCTACTTTTTGGCACGGAACCAACCGGGCTCCCCCAAGAACACGTGGAGCATCCCCGTATCACCACCGTGCTTCGGATCCCCATGCTTGCTGGCCGACGCTCTATGAATCTTTCCAATTCTGCTGCAGTTGCTACCTATGAAGCCTGGCGCCAACTTGGGTTTATTGGTGGGGTGTAG